A stretch of the Streptomyces sp. NBC_00078 genome encodes the following:
- the ltrA gene encoding group II intron reverse transcriptase/maturase: MDTAVNGPKDVAEWDDVAWRHHEDNVVRLRQRIFKATREEDWALVRSLQKLMLRSWSNTLISVRQVTQRNAGRRTAGIDGETALSPEARMDVAVRVHHTRSSWNPLPVRRVYIPKANGKQRPLGIPVIMDRCHQARVRNALEPEWEARFEPKSYGFRPGRSCADAIGALYSTLKGSRARRLWILDADLSAAFDRIDHEQLLRAIGSFPAREMIRGWLKAGVVEDGLHAPTEEGSPQGGVISPLLMNVALHGLEEAAGVLYLASGRTSGETTRGAPVLVRYADDMVACCHSRQQAEQVKVRLAAWLAPRGLTFNEEKTRIVHLSEGFDFLGFTLRQFHGSKLIIKPSKKAIKRIRKRLTDEMRNLRGSNVVAVIAKLNPIIRGWAAYYRGAVSSRVFSDLDSHVWRLTYKWAKHSHPNKPKKWIVRRYYGKFNKYRNDYWVFGDRGCTSESGGTFHVVKFSWTNIVRHQLVTGGASPDDPGLQDYWAKRRRKVKPPLDNYNLNLLAKQEGRCPLCGDYILTANQPPQSPHEWERWWLNTVRRAVAANYLTHHGRSGTPDGPQTRLVHASCHRGLRARTRRRLAVSASP, encoded by the coding sequence TTGGACACCGCGGTGAACGGACCCAAGGACGTTGCCGAATGGGACGACGTCGCATGGCGTCACCACGAGGACAACGTAGTGAGGCTGAGGCAGAGGATCTTCAAGGCGACGCGGGAAGAGGACTGGGCCCTGGTCCGGTCCTTGCAGAAACTGATGCTGAGATCATGGTCGAACACGCTGATCAGCGTGCGGCAGGTGACTCAGCGCAACGCTGGACGTCGGACGGCCGGGATCGACGGGGAGACCGCCCTGTCACCCGAGGCCAGGATGGACGTGGCTGTGCGCGTGCACCACACGCGCTCGTCCTGGAATCCACTGCCGGTCCGACGCGTGTACATTCCAAAGGCCAATGGAAAACAACGGCCGCTCGGTATCCCCGTGATTATGGACCGATGCCATCAGGCGCGCGTCCGTAACGCACTGGAACCCGAGTGGGAGGCGCGCTTCGAGCCGAAATCCTATGGGTTCCGGCCGGGCCGCAGCTGTGCGGACGCCATCGGCGCTCTCTACTCCACGCTGAAAGGCTCCCGGGCCAGGAGGCTGTGGATTCTGGATGCCGACTTGTCCGCCGCGTTCGACAGAATCGACCACGAACAACTGCTCAGAGCGATCGGGTCCTTCCCGGCCAGGGAAATGATCCGGGGATGGCTGAAAGCGGGAGTGGTGGAGGACGGCCTGCACGCACCGACCGAAGAGGGATCACCTCAAGGCGGTGTAATCAGCCCGCTGTTGATGAACGTTGCTCTCCATGGCCTGGAGGAAGCTGCCGGAGTCCTCTATCTCGCATCCGGACGTACTTCCGGAGAAACGACACGAGGAGCTCCGGTGCTGGTGCGATACGCCGACGATATGGTCGCCTGCTGTCACTCTCGGCAGCAGGCAGAGCAGGTCAAGGTACGGCTTGCAGCGTGGCTGGCCCCCAGAGGGCTGACCTTCAACGAGGAGAAGACGCGCATTGTGCATCTCTCCGAAGGTTTCGACTTCCTGGGATTCACTCTCCGCCAGTTCCACGGGTCCAAGCTGATCATCAAACCAAGCAAGAAGGCGATCAAGCGGATACGGAAAAGGCTCACGGACGAGATGCGAAACCTTCGCGGATCGAATGTGGTGGCGGTCATCGCCAAACTCAACCCGATCATTCGGGGCTGGGCGGCCTACTACCGTGGGGCGGTGTCCAGCCGGGTCTTCTCGGATCTGGACTCTCATGTGTGGCGGCTCACATACAAGTGGGCCAAGCACTCCCACCCCAACAAGCCGAAGAAGTGGATTGTGCGCCGCTACTACGGCAAGTTCAATAAGTACAGGAACGACTACTGGGTGTTCGGCGATCGCGGCTGCACCAGCGAAAGCGGCGGCACCTTTCACGTGGTCAAATTCTCCTGGACGAATATCGTCCGGCACCAGCTGGTCACGGGCGGGGCGTCACCCGACGACCCCGGCCTGCAGGACTACTGGGCCAAAAGGCGGAGGAAGGTCAAACCCCCGCTGGACAACTACAACCTGAACCTGCTCGCCAAGCAGGAAGGGCGCTGTCCACTCTGCGGGGACTACATCCTCACTGCCAACCAGCCACCGCAATCCCCGCACGAATGGGAACGCTGGTGGTTGAACACCGTCCGCAGAGCGGTAGCCGCCAACTACCTCACTCATCACGGGCGGAGCGGCACGCCGGACGGACCGCAGACTCGCCTGGTACACGCCTCTTGCCATCGTGGTCTCCGAGCCAGAACACGCAGGAGACTCGCAGTCTCTGCATCACCGTGA
- a CDS encoding DUF397 domain-containing protein: protein MAAPSSHQWFKSSYSGGSGTECVECMYAGGSTFVRDSKLPDGPSMTVGDGTWGAFMDALRATSSSR from the coding sequence ATGGCAGCGCCCTCGTCGCACCAGTGGTTCAAGTCCTCCTACAGCGGTGGGAGTGGTACCGAGTGCGTCGAGTGCATGTATGCCGGTGGCAGCACCTTCGTGCGTGATTCGAAGCTGCCCGACGGGCCCAGCATGACTGTGGGAGATGGCACCTGGGGGGCCTTCATGGATGCGCTCAGGGCGACTTCAAGTTCCCGGTAG
- a CDS encoding helix-turn-helix transcriptional regulator encodes MPVGPTTRRRQLGADLRRLREAKGLTLEEAGTLVGISKATLSRYETKEGTVKWPTVDALCREYGASDEERGALVELAKGAKIQGWWRSLADPIPESMNLMLTLEDEVVREDHYACMYVPGLLQTRPYAEAVHCASEVQCPEREVQHMVDIRMKRQELLERDEPPHIWCVIDEAALRRRVGGREVMQSQLEHLLTMSQRPHITVQVLPFSTGAHAAAVGSFAVLRGPAPELDVVYVDLLGGGLFMEKRPELERYRLAFEYLSAQALDLESSAEIVHRISKEL; translated from the coding sequence ATGCCAGTTGGACCCACGACACGAAGGCGCCAGTTGGGCGCTGACCTGCGTCGCCTCCGCGAAGCCAAGGGATTGACCCTTGAGGAGGCAGGCACGCTCGTCGGCATCTCGAAAGCGACGCTCAGTCGCTACGAGACGAAGGAAGGCACGGTCAAGTGGCCGACCGTTGACGCCCTTTGCCGCGAATACGGCGCCTCGGACGAAGAGCGTGGGGCCCTCGTGGAACTCGCGAAGGGCGCCAAGATCCAGGGTTGGTGGCGATCACTCGCCGACCCTATTCCCGAGTCCATGAACCTCATGCTCACCCTTGAGGACGAGGTAGTACGCGAAGACCACTACGCATGCATGTACGTGCCCGGACTTCTGCAGACGCGGCCCTACGCCGAGGCTGTGCACTGCGCCTCGGAGGTTCAATGCCCTGAGCGCGAAGTGCAGCACATGGTCGACATCCGCATGAAGCGACAGGAACTCCTTGAACGCGATGAGCCGCCACATATCTGGTGCGTGATCGATGAAGCCGCGCTCCGGCGAAGGGTTGGTGGCCGCGAGGTCATGCAGAGCCAACTCGAGCACCTACTCACGATGTCTCAGAGACCTCACATCACCGTGCAAGTGCTGCCGTTCTCAACGGGTGCTCACGCGGCTGCCGTTGGCAGCTTTGCAGTCCTTCGCGGCCCCGCACCCGAACTGGACGTGGTGTACGTGGACTTGCTCGGCGGTGGGCTCTTCATGGAGAAGCGGCCAGAACTTGAGCGTTATAGGTTGGCGTTCGAGTACCTCAGCGCGCAGGCACTCGATCTCGAGTCCTCGGCGGAGATCGTCCACCGTATAAGCAAGGAGCTCTGA